In Brassica oleracea var. oleracea cultivar TO1000 unplaced genomic scaffold, BOL UnpScaffold01374, whole genome shotgun sequence, the genomic window AGAATTACGAGCAAACAATACTAAAACGGGAAAGCTTATATGTCTGATGGTACGTGGAGAAGATGGAACAATCAATAGAGAGCGAGTTCTCTTTCTTACTTTTTAAAGATCTACTATATATCACTGTTTATGTATGCAATGTTTCCGAGTCAAGGGTGGATATTCGAGTAACAGGAGTGAACGTAAGAGGATAAGCCATGGCTTCGGTGAATTCTTTAAAGCATCCATCCATGTTGACCTTCTCTCCTTTGATTCTCCAGTCAAAGCACTGCACCATCATTCCTATTGTTGTTCCAACAATCATATAACCTAGATTTGATGCAGGACATCCTCTCCTTCCGCCACCAAAAGGAAGGTACTTCAATGTTTGCTTGTTTCTCTCATCTTCTTGCCCTGGATTTAAAGAGGTTAGAAACCTCTCTGGCTTGAACTCAAGAGGGTCTTCCCAGACATTTGGATCTCTCATCACAGCAAAAATGTTAACCAGAAGTCTTGTCTTCCCTGGTACGAAGAACCCTCCTACCGTACATCCTTGATTGAATTCCCTTGGTATGATAGGCACTGGTGGGTGCAATCTTAGGGCTTCCTTGACGACAGCTTGCAAGTAAGGGAGGTTTAGCAGATCCGTTTCTTGAATTAACCTTGATTTCCCTACAACGGAATCAATTTCTACTCTCAATCTCTCAGCAATAATAGGGTTGTTAATGATCTCGGCCATTGTCCACTGTATTGAGTTCACCGAGGTATCAATGCCTCCAAAAAAAAGCTCCTGCAATTGAACATAAgttttttatcttaattattatttactttttgtatGAAAAATTTGGAGTACTGTTTAAAGTTTGtttgcaattaaaaaaatgaaagaaatcaattgaaatatcataaattggttaccatttttttaaaatacactcAATTTAAATACTTTACATTTGAGTTTGGGGTTTACTGATTATTGTTTAGCTCTTAGTATTTAGGGTAGGTGGGTTTAGAAATTTCTATAAATGTTTCATAAATTATTcttaaacatttctaaatgatttaTGATGGTTAGCATAAGTTTAAAGCCTTTATGAAAATAGTTATCTTTTAAGAGTAAATGTAAATATGGTATCACATATGTGATAAAACTAACAGTCTCCTTATAAAATTATGTGATGGAACATTTACCACCAAAAACGCCTTGATGTTGTTTCTAGTGATCTTGTATTCTGCGTTTGGATCTTCAGAAACTGCCAACAACACGTCCATCATATCCATACATTGATCCCTGTTTGGTTTCTCTTTGTGTTCTACAAGACACCTCTCTATCAGCTTgtcgaatttttttataactgttCTTTTCTTGAACCATGAAATTCCAAGCTTCTCCAGCTGTCCGAAAATCAAAACTGATAAGGCCATCTTTATCTTCGAAGCATTTGCCTTGGCAACCAAACTTTGGATACTCTCTATATCACCGTTCTCCTGTGTAAAACTCCTTCCCATTGTCATCCTGGCAACGATGTTTCCGACAAGCTTCCTCGCTTCCTTGTTAATCTCAACGCTCTCCTTCTTCCTTGCCTTAACGAGTAGGTTCCCACGTAACCGTTCTAGCTCATTTGCACGGATGCTTCGAGACTGGACTTGTGTGTTGGGTCCCAAAAGCTTTGTAACAATGAGTTTCTTCATGAACTTAAAGTATCCTCCATAAGGTGCGGTAACGAATCCAGACGTATCGAAGATGATAGACCCCTCGTTGGTAGGAAGGTTGCGAGATGAGACGTTCACATCGTGGGCCGTAAAGATCTCGTAGGCTAGAGATGCTGAAGAGACAATGATGAAGGGGACGAAAGAAACTCGGAAAAGGAGGAGAGTTCCATATTTGGAAGAGAGCATATGTAAGAACTCGAggggtaaaatatcaaaaaagaaaaaagaaggcTTGTCGAGTAAGAAAaagaggagatggtgaagatggccGATGATTGGAAGAGAAGGAGGGCTTGGAGGCACA contains:
- the LOC106321273 gene encoding cytochrome P450 705A5, with amino-acid sequence MASMMITDECQYFILILLCFFAFICFFLFFTKPKHGINVPPSPPSLPIIGHLHHLLFFLLDKPSFFFFDILPLEFLHMLSSKYGTLLLFRVSFVPFIIVSSASLAYEIFTAHDVNVSSRNLPTNEGSIIFDTSGFVTAPYGGYFKFMKKLIVTKLLGPNTQVQSRSIRANELERLRGNLLVKARKKESVEINKEARKLVGNIVARMTMGRSFTQENGDIESIQSLVAKANASKIKMALSVLIFGQLEKLGISWFKKRTVIKKFDKLIERCLVEHKEKPNRDQCMDMMDVLLAVSEDPNAEYKITRNNIKAFLVELFFGGIDTSVNSIQWTMAEIINNPIIAERLRVEIDSVVGKSRLIQETDLLNLPYLQAVVKEALRLHPPVPIIPREFNQGCTVGGFFVPGKTRLLVNIFAVMRDPNVWEDPLEFKPERFLTSLNPGQEDERNKQTLKYLPFGGGRRGCPASNLGYMIVGTTIGMMVQCFDWRIKGEKVNMDGCFKEFTEAMAYPLTFTPVTRISTLDSETLHT